The following coding sequences are from one Streptomyces venezuelae window:
- a CDS encoding DUF6158 family protein translates to MNGVDPGRLDDQQLIKELETIHRTRHSTLLHGSNDALRAHNDRMAELEGEYLRRHPRRSVAGGRTRAGARERGTTST, encoded by the coding sequence ATGAACGGAGTCGATCCGGGCAGGCTGGACGACCAGCAGCTCATCAAGGAGCTGGAGACGATCCACCGCACCCGCCACAGCACCCTGCTGCACGGCTCGAACGATGCCCTGCGGGCGCACAACGACCGCATGGCGGAACTCGAGGGCGAGTACCTGCGCCGTCATCCGCGCAGGTCGGTGGCCGGGGGCCGGACCCGCGCGGGCGCGCGGGAGAGGGGAACCACGAGCACATGA
- a CDS encoding TIGR03086 family metal-binding protein, whose translation MTTDHRTLLERHGEALDLFTDRVHAVRADQWDAPTPCTDWTVHDLVNHLASEQLWVPPLLRDGATTESVGDAFDGDMLGPDPVASWDTAAVAARDAFREEGALDRTVHLSFGDASAPFYAGQMITDLVVHAWDLSRAIGADETLPEALVDFALAEVEPYAAELEKSGLFAPAVEPPADADARTKLLNLLGRKV comes from the coding sequence ATGACGACGGACCACCGGACCCTGCTGGAGCGGCACGGCGAGGCGCTCGACCTCTTCACGGACCGCGTGCACGCCGTCCGCGCCGACCAGTGGGACGCCCCGACCCCCTGCACGGACTGGACGGTCCACGACTTGGTCAACCACCTCGCGTCCGAGCAGCTGTGGGTGCCGCCGCTGCTGCGCGACGGCGCGACCACGGAGTCCGTCGGCGACGCCTTCGACGGTGACATGCTCGGCCCGGACCCGGTCGCCTCCTGGGACACCGCGGCGGTCGCCGCGCGCGACGCGTTCCGCGAGGAGGGCGCCCTCGACCGCACCGTCCACCTGTCCTTCGGCGACGCCTCGGCGCCGTTCTACGCCGGGCAGATGATCACCGACCTCGTGGTGCACGCCTGGGACCTCTCCCGCGCGATCGGCGCCGACGAGACACTGCCCGAGGCCCTCGTCGACTTCGCGCTGGCCGAAGTGGAGCCGTACGCGGCCGAGTTGGAGAAGAGCGGCCTCTTCGCCCCGGCGGTGGAGCCGCCGGCGGACGCCGACGCGCGGACGAAACTCCTCAATCTGCTCGGCCGCAAGGTCTGA
- a CDS encoding Ppx/GppA phosphatase family protein, with product MRVGVVDVGSNTVRLVVADADGQVPLPVHTVKRRLRLGEHLDDEGRLGEEPVRELVAAVRDVQEEAQRWGVYEPFAFVTSVVRDAPNRAEVLEAVEAGTGIRLRTLSGEAEAELTFLAARRWMGWRAGPLVLFDIGGGSLEVAFGRSRLPDYAASLPLGARRLTRDLFDGQDPPRPEDLKAVRRQVRHQLRDVAARIRWEMPHTAVATSRTFQQLARLCGAAPGRYGPFVERQLGRVELGRALKELASMPAEQRAQLPGISAARAGQCVAGAVVAHTAMKLTGIEEVTVCPWALREGILLRYIEDGDADWWAGEHVHTGDTSRTAQMLLPVPAGT from the coding sequence ATGAGAGTCGGAGTGGTGGATGTGGGTTCGAACACGGTGCGGCTCGTCGTCGCGGATGCCGACGGGCAGGTGCCGTTGCCGGTCCACACGGTGAAGAGACGGCTGAGGCTGGGAGAGCATCTGGACGACGAGGGGCGCCTCGGTGAGGAGCCGGTCCGCGAACTGGTCGCCGCGGTGCGCGACGTACAGGAGGAGGCGCAGCGGTGGGGGGTGTACGAACCCTTTGCCTTCGTCACCTCGGTCGTGCGGGACGCCCCGAACCGGGCCGAGGTGCTCGAAGCGGTGGAGGCCGGCACCGGCATCCGGCTGCGCACCCTGTCGGGGGAGGCCGAGGCGGAGCTGACGTTCCTCGCCGCCCGCCGGTGGATGGGGTGGCGGGCGGGGCCGCTGGTGCTCTTCGACATCGGCGGCGGTTCCCTCGAAGTGGCCTTCGGGCGCAGCCGCCTGCCCGACTACGCGGCGTCGCTGCCGCTCGGGGCGAGACGGTTGACCCGGGACCTCTTCGACGGCCAGGACCCGCCGCGGCCCGAGGATCTGAAGGCGGTGCGCCGCCAGGTGCGGCACCAGTTGCGGGATGTGGCCGCCCGGATCCGCTGGGAGATGCCGCACACGGCCGTCGCCACGTCCCGCACGTTCCAGCAGCTGGCCAGATTGTGCGGCGCGGCACCCGGCCGCTACGGACCCTTCGTGGAGCGGCAGTTGGGCCGGGTCGAACTCGGCAGGGCGCTCAAGGAACTGGCGTCGATGCCCGCCGAGCAGCGCGCCCAGCTGCCCGGCATCTCGGCGGCGCGCGCCGGTCAGTGCGTGGCCGGCGCGGTCGTCGCCCACACGGCGATGAAGCTGACCGGCATCGAGGAGGTCACCGTCTGCCCCTGGGCCCTGCGCGAGGGCATCCTGCTCCGCTACATCGAGGACGGTGACGCGGACTGGTGGGCCGGTGAGCACGTGCACACGGGTGACACGAGCCGCACCGCCCAGATGTTGCTGCCGGTGCCCGCCGGGACCTGA
- a CDS encoding type 1 glutamine amidotransferase domain-containing protein produces the protein MPQRIAFLVAPEGVEQIELTDPMQAVRDAGGEAVLVSTDPGEVQGFNHLDKADTFPVQEVVADVRADAFDGLVLPGGVANPDYLRTDEKAVAFVKDFFDHGLPVAAICHAPWTLVEADVLGGRTLTSWPSLKTDIRNAGGTWVDEQVKVCTGGPNTLITSRKPDDLKAFCEAFLAEFAKGAKPRSG, from the coding sequence ATGCCGCAGCGCATCGCGTTCCTCGTGGCGCCCGAGGGCGTCGAGCAGATCGAACTCACGGACCCCATGCAGGCCGTCCGGGACGCGGGCGGCGAGGCCGTCCTGGTGTCCACGGACCCCGGTGAGGTCCAGGGCTTCAACCACCTCGACAAGGCGGACACCTTCCCGGTCCAGGAAGTCGTGGCCGACGTGCGCGCCGACGCGTTCGACGGGCTCGTGCTGCCCGGCGGCGTCGCCAACCCGGACTACCTGCGCACGGACGAGAAGGCCGTGGCCTTCGTGAAGGACTTCTTCGACCACGGCCTCCCCGTCGCGGCCATCTGCCACGCCCCGTGGACGCTCGTCGAGGCGGACGTGCTGGGCGGCCGCACCCTGACCTCCTGGCCGAGCCTCAAGACGGACATCCGCAACGCGGGCGGCACCTGGGTCGACGAGCAGGTCAAGGTCTGCACCGGCGGCCCCAACACACTCATCACCAGCCGCAAGCCGGACGACCTGAAGGCGTTCTGCGAGGCGTTCCTCGCGGAGTTCGCCAAGGGGGCGAAGCCCCGGTCCGGCTGA
- a CDS encoding CBS domain-containing protein, with product MADYVRDVMTPGVVAVRPDASLVEAAQLMRAQDIGDVLVAAEGRVLGVLTDRDIALRAVADGADPLTVSAQAVCTPNPVVVAPDDAVSEAIGLMRDHAVRRLPVVEDGHPVGMVSLGDLAVSQDPTSALADISRAAPDGGPDEWV from the coding sequence ATGGCCGATTACGTGAGGGACGTCATGACGCCGGGGGTCGTGGCCGTACGCCCCGACGCCTCGCTCGTCGAAGCGGCACAGTTGATGCGCGCCCAGGACATCGGTGACGTCCTGGTCGCGGCGGAGGGGCGGGTCCTCGGCGTGCTCACGGACCGGGACATCGCGTTGCGCGCCGTGGCGGACGGCGCGGATCCGCTGACGGTCAGCGCACAGGCCGTCTGCACGCCCAACCCGGTGGTGGTGGCCCCCGACGACGCGGTGTCGGAGGCCATCGGACTGATGCGCGACCACGCGGTGCGGCGGCTGCCCGTCGTCGAGGACGGTCACCCGGTGGGGATGGTGAGCCTCGGCGACCTCGCGGTGTCGCAGGACCCGACGTCGGCGCTCGCCGACATCAGCCGCGCGGCGCCCGACGGCGGCCCGGACGAATGGGTTTAA
- a CDS encoding thiamine pyrophosphate-requiring protein codes for MSVKVADHILERLRAWGVEQVFGYPGDGINGLLAAWGRAEDRPRFVQSRHEEMSAFQAVGYAKFGRRLGVCVATSGPGAIHLLNGLYDAKLDHVPVLAIVGQTHRSAMGGSYQQEVDLHTLFKDVAGDFVETVTVPEQLPNVLDRAIRTAYARRCPTAVIVPGDVQELEYDPPPHAFKMVPSSLDRSSWTAMPSPTSLERAAEVLNSGEKAAILVGQGAAGARAEVEEIAELLGAGVAKALLGKDALSDELPYVTGSIGLLGTRPSYELMRDCDTLLTIGSSFPYSQFLPEFGSARGVQIDIDPHMIGMRYPYEVNLVGDARATLRELIPLIDKDRREVCREWYDEICANVTRWHGVMERRAEISADPINPEYVARALDPLLPDNAIVTSDSGSVANWFARHLTFRGDMRASLSGTLATMGCGVPYAIGAKFAHPDRPAIALVGDGAMQMNGMAELITAAKYRHRWDDPRLVVGVWNNQDLNQVTWEMRAMEGAPSFLPSQSLPDVRYAEFARSIGLTGIRVERPEEVEPAWRAALDASGPVVIDFRTDPAVPPIPPHATWDQMEATASSILKGDADRASMVKQGLKAKMQEFLPGAGRKDRGDRS; via the coding sequence ATGAGCGTCAAGGTCGCCGACCACATCCTCGAGAGGCTGCGCGCCTGGGGCGTGGAGCAGGTCTTCGGCTATCCGGGTGACGGCATCAACGGTCTGCTGGCGGCGTGGGGCAGGGCCGAGGACCGGCCGCGTTTCGTGCAGTCGCGGCACGAGGAGATGTCGGCGTTCCAGGCCGTCGGGTATGCCAAGTTCGGCCGGCGCCTCGGGGTGTGCGTGGCGACGTCGGGCCCGGGGGCGATTCATCTGCTGAACGGACTGTACGACGCGAAACTCGACCACGTGCCGGTCCTCGCCATCGTCGGGCAGACCCACCGCAGCGCGATGGGCGGCTCGTACCAGCAGGAGGTCGACCTGCACACGCTGTTCAAGGACGTCGCGGGTGACTTCGTGGAGACGGTGACGGTCCCCGAGCAGCTGCCCAACGTCCTGGACCGGGCGATCCGTACCGCGTACGCGCGCCGCTGCCCGACCGCTGTGATCGTCCCCGGCGACGTGCAGGAGCTGGAGTACGACCCGCCCCCGCACGCCTTCAAGATGGTCCCCTCCAGCCTCGACCGCAGCAGCTGGACCGCGATGCCCTCGCCGACGTCCCTGGAACGCGCCGCCGAGGTCCTGAACTCCGGCGAGAAGGCGGCCATCCTGGTGGGGCAGGGCGCGGCGGGGGCGCGCGCGGAGGTCGAGGAGATCGCCGAGCTGCTCGGCGCGGGCGTGGCGAAGGCGCTGCTCGGCAAGGACGCGCTGAGCGACGAACTCCCCTACGTCACCGGCTCGATCGGCCTGCTCGGCACCCGTCCCAGCTACGAGCTGATGCGCGACTGCGACACGCTCCTGACGATCGGGTCCAGCTTTCCGTACTCGCAGTTCCTGCCGGAGTTCGGTTCGGCGCGCGGCGTGCAGATCGACATCGACCCGCACATGATCGGGATGCGCTATCCGTACGAGGTGAACCTCGTCGGCGACGCGCGGGCGACGCTGCGCGAGCTGATCCCGCTGATCGACAAGGACCGCCGTGAGGTGTGCCGCGAGTGGTACGACGAGATCTGCGCGAACGTCACGCGCTGGCACGGGGTGATGGAGCGCAGGGCCGAGATCTCCGCGGACCCCATCAATCCGGAGTACGTGGCGCGGGCCCTGGACCCGCTGCTCCCGGACAACGCGATCGTGACGTCCGACTCGGGTTCGGTGGCGAACTGGTTCGCCCGGCACCTCACCTTCCGCGGCGACATGCGCGCCTCCCTGTCGGGCACGCTGGCGACGATGGGCTGCGGTGTGCCGTACGCGATCGGTGCGAAGTTCGCGCACCCGGACCGTCCCGCGATCGCTCTGGTGGGCGACGGTGCGATGCAGATGAACGGCATGGCGGAGCTGATCACCGCCGCGAAGTACCGGCACCGCTGGGACGACCCGCGGCTGGTCGTCGGTGTGTGGAACAACCAGGACCTGAACCAGGTGACGTGGGAGATGCGGGCGATGGAGGGCGCCCCGTCCTTCCTGCCGTCCCAGTCACTGCCCGATGTGCGGTACGCGGAGTTCGCCCGCTCGATCGGCCTGACCGGCATCCGTGTGGAGCGCCCCGAGGAGGTGGAGCCCGCGTGGCGCGCCGCGCTCGACGCGAGCGGCCCGGTGGTCATCGACTTCCGCACCGACCCGGCGGTCCCGCCGATCCCGCCGCACGCGACGTGGGACCAGATGGAGGCCACCGCGTCGTCGATCCTCAAGGGCGACGCGGACCGGGCGTCGATGGTGAAGCAGGGCCTGAAGGCGAAGATGCAGGAGTTCCTGCCGGGAGCGGGACGCAAGGACCGCGGGGATCGCTCCTAG
- a CDS encoding RNA polymerase sigma factor SigF, whose amino-acid sequence MRSHTTTAVAARPRRHPHDDAPDTAEAFARLVELAPGPERDTLRQEIVQAWLPMAERLAGRFRNRGESLDDLRQVAALGLVKAVDRYDPRRGTAFESYAVPTVTGEIKRHFRDHMWTLHVPRRVQDLRNRVRFARQDLSQTVSGRAPTTAEIATHAQMSEEDAKAGLEALDSFTALSLDAELPGSEDGYSLSDALGGPDPALDVVVDREAVKPRIAQLPERERTILYMRFFGDMTQSSIADEMGISQMHVSRLISRCCDRLRDQVMKDAA is encoded by the coding sequence ATGCGATCCCACACCACCACTGCAGTAGCCGCGAGGCCCAGGCGGCACCCGCACGACGACGCCCCCGACACCGCGGAGGCCTTCGCCCGCCTCGTCGAACTGGCACCGGGACCCGAGCGGGACACGCTGCGCCAGGAGATCGTCCAGGCCTGGCTCCCCATGGCGGAACGGCTCGCCGGCCGGTTCCGCAACCGCGGCGAGTCCCTCGACGACCTGCGCCAGGTCGCGGCCCTCGGCCTGGTCAAGGCCGTCGACCGCTACGACCCGCGGCGCGGCACCGCGTTCGAGAGCTACGCGGTCCCCACCGTCACCGGTGAGATCAAGCGGCACTTCCGCGACCACATGTGGACCCTGCACGTGCCGCGCCGCGTCCAGGACCTCCGCAACCGCGTACGGTTCGCCCGCCAGGACCTCTCCCAGACGGTCTCCGGGCGCGCCCCCACCACCGCCGAGATCGCCACCCACGCGCAGATGAGCGAGGAGGACGCCAAGGCCGGCCTGGAGGCGCTCGACAGCTTCACCGCGCTCTCCCTCGACGCCGAACTCCCCGGCAGCGAGGACGGTTACTCGCTGAGCGACGCCCTGGGCGGCCCCGACCCGGCACTCGACGTCGTCGTCGACCGCGAGGCCGTCAAGCCGCGCATCGCACAGCTCCCCGAGCGCGAACGGACCATCCTCTACATGCGGTTCTTCGGCGACATGACGCAGAGCAGCATCGCCGACGAGATGGGCATCTCCCAGATGCACGTCTCCCGGCTGATCAGCCGCTGCTGCGACCGGCTGCGCGACCAGGTCATGAAGGACGCGGCCTGA
- a CDS encoding PAS domain-containing protein, which yields MPQMEEFGEELADFLRRVAELKSARSVPAGDLGTVLDAALFELDHVAAQLWPTYERLAVNGQWDDATADRDEQRLLRSLFQRMPLPVLLVDRETVVRRMNFAATGLTGVRAGYATGRPLTGFLMHADRVAFRTQTAAVARGEGDRSLNVHLQQSPGTPVRATLTALRPGAEPRTAVLVVLQLAKDQAQQRPSVQGPAPDLGEATRHAAQLDLMDAMTTALLSAPAGDGAAVLEAAAGVLHGRFADWVIADAGAARPRRTTVLGPPDAPVADVLAQDPAACPLVVEAARGGAASLQVRPEDPDAFGRDASGAHVLVRAEVTSLLCVPLTVRTHAPVEGVLTLFRSGARLAFSLAEARAVDVMSRHIALAVRRSVRPRPS from the coding sequence ATGCCCCAGATGGAGGAGTTCGGTGAGGAGCTCGCGGACTTCCTGCGCCGTGTCGCCGAGTTGAAGTCGGCTCGCTCCGTTCCGGCGGGTGACCTCGGCACGGTCCTCGACGCCGCGCTCTTCGAACTGGATCATGTGGCGGCCCAGTTGTGGCCCACGTACGAGCGGCTCGCCGTCAACGGCCAGTGGGACGACGCCACGGCGGACCGTGACGAGCAGCGGCTGCTGCGGTCCTTGTTCCAGCGGATGCCGCTGCCGGTCTTGCTGGTCGACAGGGAGACCGTCGTGCGGCGCATGAACTTCGCCGCGACGGGTCTGACCGGTGTCCGCGCGGGCTATGCGACGGGCCGTCCGCTGACCGGGTTCCTCATGCACGCGGACCGCGTCGCGTTCCGTACGCAGACCGCTGCGGTGGCACGCGGCGAGGGCGACCGGAGCCTGAACGTGCACCTCCAGCAGAGCCCCGGAACCCCGGTCCGTGCGACCCTCACGGCGCTGCGTCCCGGCGCCGAGCCGCGCACCGCGGTCCTCGTGGTGCTGCAGCTCGCGAAGGACCAGGCGCAGCAGCGGCCGAGCGTCCAGGGCCCCGCCCCCGATCTCGGCGAGGCGACGCGGCACGCGGCCCAGCTGGATCTGATGGACGCCATGACGACGGCGCTGCTCTCCGCGCCCGCCGGGGACGGCGCGGCCGTCCTGGAGGCGGCGGCCGGGGTCCTGCACGGGCGGTTCGCGGATTGGGTGATCGCCGACGCGGGCGCCGCCAGGCCGCGGCGCACGACGGTCCTCGGACCGCCGGACGCCCCGGTCGCCGACGTCCTCGCGCAGGACCCCGCCGCGTGCCCCCTCGTGGTGGAGGCGGCACGCGGCGGGGCCGCCTCGCTCCAGGTGCGCCCGGAGGACCCGGACGCGTTCGGCAGGGACGCGTCCGGCGCGCACGTGCTCGTGCGCGCCGAGGTCACGTCCCTGCTGTGTGTGCCGCTGACCGTCCGCACGCACGCCCCGGTGGAGGGCGTCCTCACGCTCTTCCGGAGCGGCGCGCGGCTCGCGTTCTCGCTGGCCGAGGCGCGGGCGGTCGACGTGATGTCACGGCACATCGCGCTCGCCGTGCGGCGCAGTGTCAGGCCGCGTCCTTCATGA
- a CDS encoding ANTAR domain-containing response regulator has translation MPDPDLLRPASSLPGRRLSELAEQAVRCTPACCGASTTVSDGGDEQPITVTHPDLAGLVSVQLRSGEGPIPAAEERGAPVDAEDLLRDERWPEYRAMALDAGLRSCVTLPFQRGGLTVTLTLFSFRPGALDDPGRGPAQALGDLATTSFVRDRRYRAALTELDQLGTAMRTRPTVDQASGIVMHVLGCDADTAFGVLRRISQATNRKLADVAAALVETKGRGLERELVSLAR, from the coding sequence ATGCCCGACCCCGACCTGCTCCGACCCGCGTCGTCCCTGCCCGGCCGCAGGCTGTCCGAGCTCGCCGAGCAGGCCGTGCGCTGCACCCCCGCCTGCTGCGGCGCGAGCACGACGGTGTCCGACGGCGGCGACGAACAGCCCATAACCGTCACCCACCCCGACCTCGCCGGGCTCGTCTCCGTGCAGCTGCGCTCCGGCGAAGGACCCATCCCCGCCGCCGAGGAGCGGGGCGCGCCCGTCGACGCGGAGGACCTGCTGCGGGACGAGAGGTGGCCCGAGTACCGGGCGATGGCCCTCGACGCGGGCTTACGGTCCTGCGTCACGCTGCCCTTCCAGCGCGGCGGCCTCACCGTGACCCTGACCCTGTTCAGCTTCCGCCCCGGAGCGCTCGACGACCCCGGGCGCGGGCCCGCCCAGGCGCTCGGCGACCTCGCCACGACGAGCTTCGTGCGCGACCGGCGGTACCGCGCCGCGCTGACCGAACTCGACCAGCTCGGCACGGCCATGCGGACCAGGCCGACCGTGGACCAGGCGTCCGGAATCGTCATGCACGTCCTCGGCTGCGACGCGGACACCGCCTTCGGGGTGCTGCGCCGCATCTCCCAGGCCACCAACCGCAAGCTCGCCGACGTCGCCGCCGCGCTGGTCGAGACGAAGGGCCGCGGCCTGGAACGCGAACTGGTCTCGCTGGCCCGCTGA
- a CDS encoding aminotransferase class I/II-fold pyridoxal phosphate-dependent enzyme, translating to MRRTETEGRGPVRYGPPQPEVSLPALPELAAAAAAAAGRTPAEPAGGGPALLDAASGYWARRGLPVERDQVVAAPGAPPLLLALTAALGGDVLLPRPCAAWWAPQARLLGRDAYHVPTPAECGGVPDPYALLETVRRVREEGGRPRLLVLSVADDPTATVPPPEVLHEAVEAAAGEGLHVVSDETWRDTLHHPRDTVLIGPAEMDHERVTVLCDLAGSFLPPALPAAVARFPATAAGAALRARTLDVLTALGATLAAPAAAAASYALGEPDPVVERLAAAVRLHARVADAARHALLAAGALVGPPQAGRHLYADLGPLRSALAARDIRDAQDLEDHLGARLAMPAPGGHRFGDDFDALRVRLSTAPLLGSTQAERQESLTAPDPLELPHVHRALITFAAAFDDLRTDAAQRTEPPH from the coding sequence ATGCGGCGCACGGAGACGGAGGGCCGCGGACCCGTCCGGTACGGGCCGCCCCAGCCGGAGGTCAGCCTCCCGGCCCTGCCCGAGCTCGCGGCCGCCGCGGCGGCGGCCGCGGGCCGCACCCCGGCCGAGCCGGCGGGCGGCGGCCCCGCGCTCCTCGACGCCGCGAGCGGCTACTGGGCACGGCGCGGCCTGCCCGTGGAGCGCGACCAGGTCGTCGCCGCCCCCGGGGCCCCGCCCCTCCTGCTCGCCCTCACCGCGGCCCTCGGCGGCGACGTCCTGCTGCCCCGCCCCTGCGCCGCCTGGTGGGCGCCCCAGGCCCGGCTGCTCGGCCGCGACGCCTACCACGTGCCGACACCCGCCGAGTGCGGCGGCGTCCCCGACCCGTACGCCCTCCTGGAGACCGTCCGCCGGGTCCGCGAGGAGGGCGGAAGACCCCGGCTTCTCGTGCTCTCCGTCGCCGACGACCCGACCGCCACCGTGCCGCCGCCCGAAGTGCTCCACGAGGCGGTGGAGGCCGCCGCGGGCGAAGGCCTGCACGTCGTCAGCGACGAGACGTGGCGCGACACCCTGCACCACCCCCGCGACACCGTCCTGATCGGCCCCGCCGAGATGGACCACGAACGCGTGACCGTCCTCTGCGACCTCGCGGGGTCCTTCCTGCCCCCGGCGCTGCCCGCCGCCGTCGCCCGCTTCCCCGCCACCGCGGCGGGCGCCGCCCTGCGCGCCCGCACCCTCGACGTCCTCACCGCCCTCGGCGCGACCCTCGCCGCACCCGCCGCCGCGGCGGCGTCGTACGCACTCGGCGAACCGGACCCGGTCGTCGAACGGCTCGCCGCCGCCGTCCGGCTGCACGCGCGCGTGGCCGACGCCGCACGGCACGCCCTGCTCGCCGCGGGCGCCCTCGTCGGACCCCCGCAGGCCGGCCGACACCTCTACGCCGACCTCGGCCCCCTGCGCTCCGCGCTCGCCGCACGGGACATCCGCGACGCACAGGACCTGGAGGACCACCTCGGCGCCCGCCTCGCCATGCCCGCACCGGGCGGCCACCGCTTCGGCGACGACTTCGACGCCCTGCGCGTACGCCTCTCCACGGCTCCCCTCCTCGGCTCCACCCAGGCGGAACGCCAGGAGTCGCTCACCGCACCGGACCCCCTGGAACTACCGCACGTGCACCGTGCGTTGATCACGTTCGCCGCGGCCTTCGACGACCTGCGCACGGACGCCGCGCAGCGGACGGAACCGCCCCACTGA
- a CDS encoding phytoene/squalene synthase family protein gives MGSWDAALDAAGVRGERLRADFTRQRRVVARYRFPQYAAVRLLLPRSVVPHLLAATAFMHHTDGLLDGEGPLRERTAAYEGWTGQVREALASGRSDHGVLRPVLHACAARPRLARHVEVFLDGAAVELDFAGFATEADYQRYVDAYSLPAFMLLADVLAPEAEPAGFRAACRAFIDGSQRLDFVNDLADDLGVGRVALPRDVLERHGVTREDLVERRATAGVCELIARQLDAARTSLRAAHAMVGHLPAAHRAFGRALIGMEEATADAARAKGAGLLVSSARPAVPAAVRLLVREYRKRGR, from the coding sequence ATGGGTTCGTGGGATGCCGCGCTGGACGCGGCCGGCGTGCGGGGCGAGCGGCTGCGCGCCGATTTCACGCGGCAGCGCCGGGTGGTGGCGCGGTACCGGTTCCCCCAGTACGCGGCCGTCCGGCTGCTGCTGCCCCGGTCGGTCGTCCCCCACCTGCTGGCCGCGACCGCGTTCATGCACCACACCGACGGCCTCCTGGACGGGGAGGGGCCCCTGCGGGAGCGCACGGCCGCCTACGAGGGGTGGACCGGGCAGGTCCGCGAGGCGCTCGCCTCGGGGCGCAGCGACCACGGGGTGCTGCGTCCGGTGCTGCACGCGTGCGCGGCCCGTCCGCGTCTGGCCCGGCACGTCGAGGTGTTCCTCGACGGCGCGGCCGTCGAGCTGGACTTCGCCGGGTTCGCCACGGAGGCGGACTACCAGCGGTACGTCGACGCCTACTCCCTGCCCGCGTTCATGCTCCTCGCCGACGTGCTCGCGCCGGAGGCCGAACCGGCCGGTTTCCGCGCCGCCTGCCGCGCGTTCATCGACGGCAGCCAGCGGCTGGACTTCGTCAACGACCTGGCCGACGACCTCGGGGTGGGCCGCGTGGCTCTCCCCCGGGACGTGCTGGAGCGTCACGGGGTGACGCGGGAGGACCTGGTGGAGAGGCGGGCGACCGCCGGTGTGTGTGAGCTGATCGCCCGGCAGCTCGACGCCGCCCGTACGTCCCTGCGCGCCGCCCACGCGATGGTCGGGCACCTTCCCGCCGCCCACCGTGCCTTCGGCCGGGCACTCATCGGGATGGAGGAGGCGACCGCCGACGCCGCCCGCGCCAAGGGGGCCGGGCTCCTCGTCTCGTCGGCGCGGCCCGCTGTCCCCGCGGCCGTACGGCTGCTGGTGCGCGAGTACCGCAAGCGGGGTCGGTGA
- a CDS encoding DedA family protein: MLASVAGVTPESTQQAVGYPTLFLLVAVGALVPVVPTGALVSSAAVVAIHQTAPFSLLIVFGVAAFAAFLGDVSLYWLGRRGMRSKNGSRWLEAIRDRAPEERLTQAQEKLADHGVMVLVLSRLVPAGRIPVMLACLMAKMPLRQFARGDVPACLAWAVTYQLIGILGGSLFKEPWEGVAVAVALTVVISVAPALWRKVRHALA, translated from the coding sequence ATGCTTGCCTCAGTGGCCGGCGTGACGCCGGAGAGTACGCAGCAGGCCGTCGGCTATCCGACGCTGTTCCTGCTCGTCGCGGTCGGCGCGCTGGTGCCCGTGGTGCCGACGGGCGCGCTGGTCAGTTCGGCGGCGGTGGTGGCTATTCATCAGACGGCGCCGTTCTCGCTGCTCATCGTCTTCGGTGTCGCGGCCTTCGCCGCGTTCCTCGGGGACGTCTCCCTGTACTGGCTGGGGCGGCGCGGCATGAGGTCGAAGAACGGCTCGCGCTGGCTGGAGGCGATCCGTGACCGGGCGCCGGAGGAGCGTCTCACGCAGGCGCAGGAGAAGCTGGCGGACCACGGGGTGATGGTCCTGGTCCTCTCGCGGCTCGTGCCCGCGGGCCGGATCCCGGTGATGCTGGCGTGCCTGATGGCGAAGATGCCGCTGCGTCAGTTCGCCCGCGGGGATGTACCCGCGTGTCTGGCGTGGGCGGTGACGTATCAGCTGATCGGTATCCTCGGCGGGTCGCTCTTCAAGGAGCCGTGGGAGGGCGTGGCGGTGGCGGTCGCGCTGACCGTGGTGATCAGTGTGGCGCCGGCGCTGTGGCGCAAGGTCAGGCACGCGCTGGCATAG